A stretch of Plesiomonas shigelloides DNA encodes these proteins:
- the yrfG gene encoding GMP/IMP nucleotidase, translated as MSPALPWSQIETVLLDMDGTLLDLKFDSEFWLQQVPQALATARAIPLEQARALIRAEYHAVRHTMNWYCFDYWSDRLQLDIYAMTTAHGPTARLREDTLPFLQALRQSGRRTILLTNAHPYSLAVKVEHTALDEYLDGMISTHHYGVPKEDQCLWQQVQQDVQFDPAQTLFVDDAEVILDAARQFGIGYCLGVENPDSAADAISFARHPGIRDYRTLLPGILGQKA; from the coding sequence ATGTCTCCTGCTCTTCCCTGGTCCCAAATTGAAACGGTACTGCTGGATATGGACGGTACGTTGCTAGACCTGAAATTCGACAGCGAATTTTGGCTGCAACAAGTGCCGCAGGCGCTGGCTACTGCACGTGCAATTCCGTTGGAGCAAGCCCGTGCGCTGATCCGCGCTGAATACCATGCGGTGCGCCATACCATGAACTGGTACTGCTTTGATTATTGGAGTGACCGGCTGCAGCTAGATATTTACGCCATGACCACTGCACACGGGCCAACCGCGCGCCTGCGTGAAGATACGCTGCCATTTTTACAGGCGCTGCGCCAAAGTGGTCGCCGCACTATTTTGCTGACTAACGCGCATCCATACAGTTTGGCGGTTAAAGTCGAGCATACGGCGCTGGATGAATACCTCGATGGCATGATCTCAACCCACCACTATGGGGTACCGAAAGAAGATCAGTGCTTATGGCAGCAGGTACAGCAAGACGTGCAGTTTGATCCGGCGCAAACCCTGTTTGTTGATGATGCAGAAGTGATTTTGGATGCCGCACGCCAATTTGGCATTGGCTATTGTCTGGGAGTGGAAAATCCGGACTCGGCGGCAGATGCCATCAGCTTTGCCCGTCATCCGGGGATCCGCGATTACCGCACGTTGCTACCGGGCATTTTGGGGCAAAAAGCTTAA
- the nudE gene encoding ADP compounds hydrolase NudE has protein sequence MCIQDERKQKPAILAVESVARSRLFHVESVALRFANGVERVYERMRPNQRESVMIVPVVGDQLLLISEYAVGVEGYELGFPKGLVDPGESVLDAANRELMEEAGFGARELTVLKSVRMAPAYFSSHMTLVLARDLYPQRLEGDEPEPLDLIYWPLSEIDRLLAHPEFNEARAMTALFMVRDWLRAEAQSDGQP, from the coding sequence ATGTGCATTCAGGATGAACGCAAACAAAAACCGGCAATTTTGGCGGTGGAGTCGGTAGCGCGCTCGCGCTTGTTCCATGTGGAATCGGTCGCCTTGCGTTTTGCCAATGGCGTCGAGCGAGTATACGAGCGGATGCGCCCGAATCAGCGCGAGTCGGTGATGATTGTTCCGGTGGTTGGCGATCAATTGCTGCTGATCAGCGAATACGCGGTGGGTGTGGAAGGCTATGAGTTGGGCTTCCCCAAAGGCTTGGTCGACCCCGGCGAAAGCGTGCTGGACGCTGCTAACCGTGAGCTGATGGAAGAGGCCGGTTTTGGTGCGCGTGAGCTGACGGTCTTAAAATCGGTGCGTATGGCACCGGCCTATTTTTCCAGCCACATGACCTTGGTGCTGGCGCGCGATCTTTATCCACAGCGCTTAGAAGGCGATGAGCCGGAGCCCTTGGATTTGATTTACTGGCCGCTGAGCGAGATTGACCGCTTATTGGCTCATCCTGAATTTAATGAGGCCCGGGCGATGACCGCGCTGTTTATGGTGCGTGACTGGTTGCGCGCCGAAGCGCAGTCTGACGGCCAGCCGTAA
- the cysQ gene encoding 3'(2'),5'-bisphosphate nucleotidase CysQ, translating to MTPQALLSPLLAIAEEAGRHIAAIYQQGNINPQLKADHTPVTNADLAAHRLLCERLQALTPEIPVLSEEDCQIALAERAAWPRYWLIDPLDGTQEFIYGSGEFSTMIALMDNHQPVMGVIYAPMTQMWYYAVQGQGAYKRDQHGQETRLQIRATAPDSHSLRVAVSRRQSLPRLQQQLNPQWNYQFVPYGSSSLKSCMVAEGLVDCYLRLGPTGEWDTAAAQCILHEAGGDLRDLHLEALTYNRRDTLENPDFISFGNPALPWKTILTNC from the coding sequence ATGACTCCACAGGCGCTGTTATCGCCGCTATTGGCGATAGCCGAAGAAGCGGGGCGACATATTGCCGCTATCTACCAACAGGGCAACATCAATCCGCAGCTCAAAGCTGATCACACCCCAGTGACTAACGCCGATTTGGCGGCCCATCGGTTGCTGTGTGAACGCTTGCAAGCCCTGACACCTGAGATTCCGGTGCTCTCCGAAGAAGATTGCCAGATTGCGCTGGCCGAGCGCGCCGCCTGGCCGCGTTACTGGCTGATTGACCCATTAGATGGCACCCAAGAGTTCATTTACGGAAGCGGTGAGTTCTCCACCATGATTGCCTTGATGGACAACCATCAACCGGTGATGGGGGTGATTTATGCGCCGATGACCCAAATGTGGTATTACGCGGTACAAGGTCAGGGAGCGTATAAACGCGATCAGCACGGCCAAGAGACTCGGCTGCAGATCCGCGCCACCGCACCGGATAGCCACAGTTTGCGCGTCGCGGTGAGCCGCCGACAATCCTTACCACGGTTGCAGCAGCAGTTAAATCCACAGTGGAATTATCAATTTGTTCCGTACGGTTCGAGCTCGCTGAAAAGCTGTATGGTGGCGGAAGGGTTGGTGGACTGCTATTTACGTTTAGGCCCGACTGGCGAGTGGGATACCGCGGCAGCGCAGTGCATTTTGCATGAAGCGGGCGGTGACCTGCGCGATTTGCATCTTGAGGCGCTGACTTACAATCGGCGTGATACGCTGGAAAACCCCGATTTCATCAGTTTTGGTAATCCCGCATTGCCGTGGAAAACCATTCTTACCAATTGCTGA
- a CDS encoding patatin family protein: protein MGKRLPLSIGCIEPLSIARPVRYEKLALVCEGGGQRGIFTAGVLDEFLGDNYYPFDLILGTSAGAQNASAYVLNQAGYARNVITRFTTQKRFFSPVSFATGGHMLNLDWLMDSVAQIYPLALDRAQARLQDREFLMCASRYDDFQPVYMSASADNWHDAMKASSAIPGLYRNGVDVGGVRYWDGGVSAAIPVEEAYRRGADLIVVIRTVPSEPYYTSEWLSRFSKWLSHSKFHHMAQMVEHHEHCYKQTQHFLLNPPDKLRIIEIFPPHTLASKTLGSNQTELDHDYWIGRHCGRYFLSAVAPWLKHA from the coding sequence ATGGGAAAGCGTCTGCCGCTGAGTATCGGGTGTATTGAACCGCTGTCTATTGCACGGCCGGTTCGCTATGAAAAATTGGCGTTGGTGTGCGAAGGGGGCGGTCAGCGTGGAATTTTTACTGCCGGGGTGTTGGATGAGTTTCTCGGCGATAACTACTACCCGTTTGATCTGATCTTGGGCACCTCTGCCGGTGCGCAGAACGCCTCGGCCTATGTTCTCAATCAAGCCGGTTATGCCCGTAATGTGATCACCCGTTTTACCACTCAGAAGCGCTTTTTTAGCCCCGTGTCGTTCGCCACCGGCGGCCATATGCTGAATCTGGATTGGTTGATGGATTCGGTCGCGCAAATTTACCCACTGGCGTTGGATCGCGCCCAAGCGCGTTTGCAAGATCGCGAATTTCTGATGTGCGCCTCGCGCTACGATGACTTCCAGCCGGTGTACATGTCAGCCAGCGCCGATAATTGGCATGATGCGATGAAAGCGTCGTCGGCGATCCCCGGTTTATACCGTAATGGAGTGGATGTGGGTGGCGTGCGCTATTGGGATGGAGGTGTCAGCGCGGCGATTCCGGTTGAGGAAGCTTATCGGCGCGGCGCCGATCTGATTGTGGTGATCCGCACGGTGCCTTCTGAGCCCTACTATACCTCGGAGTGGTTGAGCCGCTTTAGTAAGTGGCTGTCGCACAGTAAATTTCATCATATGGCGCAGATGGTCGAGCACCACGAGCACTGCTATAAGCAGACCCAACATTTTTTATTAAATCCGCCCGATAAGCTACGCATTATCGAGATTTTCCCGCCCCATACCTTGGCCAGTAAAACCTTAGGTAGCAACCAGACCGAGCTGGATCACGACTATTGGATTGGCCGTCATTGTGGCCGTTACTTTCTGTCTGCGGTCGCACCTTGGCTAAAGCATGCTTAA
- the mrcA gene encoding peptidoglycan glycosyltransferase/peptidoglycan DD-transpeptidase MrcA — MKLIKYFLVVTLACILLGAASVYGLYVYVKPQLPDVTTLRDVRLQTPMQVYSADGKLISQFGEKRRIPLTLQQIPPLMVDAFIATEDSRFYQHDGIDPIGILRAAFVSLTAGHAKQGASTITQQLARNFFLSPEKTLMRKVKEVFLALRIEQLLTKDEILDLYLNKIYLGYRSYGVGAAAQVYFGKDVSQLSLGEMAVIAGLPKAPSTLNPLYSLSRAEQRRNVVLSRMLEERYITQQQYQEAISQPIVASYHGAEIELHAPYLAEMVRQEMVNRYGEDAYTEGFKVFTTVDSTTQLAAEQALQNNVIDYDLRHGYRGAANQLWNSSEPAWDLSKIVSSLKALPTYGPFQAAAVTAVQDKSANVVLADGQSITLSWDGIKWARPFISDTRQGASPKNARDVLKTGQQIWVRKVNDQWWLGQIPDVNSALISLNPENGAVKAIVGGFSFNQSKFNLVTQATRQIGSNIKPFIYAAALDKGLSLATILNDAPITRWDSGSGSDWRPKNSPAVYDGPLRLRVGLGMSKNVMMVRALRAIGVNFAADFLERFGFNPANISRYESLALGAAEFTPLEVARGYSVFANGGYLITPYFISKIEDSNGKLLEEAKPLVACTGTCNIPVVYGETPKAAVLGNALTEDLPTQDGVVPTPQIEHVDTPLLEKKEESEGYAPHVISTQLAFLIRDALESAIWGEPGGGWQGTGWRAARLLKRHDIGGKTGTTNSSKDAWYSGYGPQTVTSVWIGFDDHRRTLGRTTQNPNLKGQQISGYEGGAKSAQPAWDSFMQSTLAGVPEQPKQIPDGILSIPIDMQTGKLADGTGRSRVEYFIPGTEPTEKATHEVGTTIFDSSSGSQQELF, encoded by the coding sequence GTGAAGCTCATAAAGTATTTTTTGGTCGTTACACTGGCTTGCATCCTCTTGGGAGCAGCTTCGGTGTACGGCTTATATGTCTATGTCAAACCGCAATTGCCGGATGTAACAACCCTGCGCGATGTGCGTTTGCAAACCCCGATGCAGGTTTACAGTGCCGATGGCAAACTGATTTCGCAGTTTGGTGAAAAGCGCCGGATCCCGCTGACCTTACAACAGATCCCACCGCTGATGGTGGATGCCTTCATTGCAACAGAAGACAGCCGTTTTTATCAACACGACGGTATTGATCCGATTGGAATTTTGCGAGCTGCCTTTGTTTCTTTGACCGCCGGTCATGCAAAACAGGGCGCCAGCACCATTACGCAACAGTTAGCGCGTAACTTCTTCTTAAGTCCGGAAAAAACTTTGATGCGTAAAGTCAAAGAGGTTTTCTTGGCCTTGCGGATCGAGCAGCTGCTGACCAAAGATGAAATTCTGGATTTGTACCTGAATAAGATTTATCTCGGCTACCGCTCGTACGGAGTGGGGGCTGCGGCACAAGTCTATTTTGGTAAAGATGTCAGCCAGTTGAGCTTAGGTGAGATGGCAGTGATTGCCGGTCTGCCGAAAGCGCCATCAACCCTCAACCCACTGTACTCGTTAAGCCGCGCCGAACAGCGCCGTAACGTGGTGCTGTCGCGGATGCTGGAAGAGCGTTACATCACACAACAGCAGTACCAAGAAGCGATCAGCCAGCCGATTGTAGCCAGTTACCATGGGGCTGAAATCGAGCTACACGCGCCGTATCTGGCCGAAATGGTGCGCCAAGAGATGGTCAACCGCTATGGTGAAGATGCCTACACCGAAGGCTTCAAAGTCTTTACCACGGTGGACTCCACTACCCAATTGGCGGCCGAGCAGGCACTGCAAAACAACGTGATTGATTACGATCTGCGCCACGGCTATCGCGGTGCGGCCAATCAATTGTGGAACAGCAGTGAGCCGGCGTGGGATCTGAGCAAGATTGTCAGCAGCCTCAAGGCGCTGCCGACCTATGGCCCGTTCCAAGCCGCTGCCGTAACCGCGGTACAGGACAAATCCGCCAATGTGGTACTGGCCGATGGCCAGAGCATTACCCTAAGCTGGGATGGCATCAAGTGGGCGCGTCCGTTTATCAGTGATACCCGCCAAGGTGCATCACCGAAAAATGCGCGTGATGTGCTGAAAACCGGCCAACAAATCTGGGTACGCAAAGTCAATGACCAGTGGTGGCTGGGTCAAATTCCGGATGTGAACTCGGCGCTGATCTCCCTCAATCCAGAAAATGGTGCGGTGAAAGCGATTGTCGGCGGCTTTAGCTTTAACCAGAGCAAGTTCAATCTGGTTACACAAGCGACCCGTCAGATAGGTTCTAACATCAAGCCATTTATCTATGCCGCGGCGCTGGATAAAGGGTTGTCCTTGGCGACCATCCTCAACGATGCGCCAATTACCCGTTGGGATTCTGGCTCAGGCAGTGACTGGCGACCAAAAAACTCCCCTGCGGTGTATGACGGTCCATTGCGTTTACGCGTGGGTCTGGGGATGTCGAAGAACGTGATGATGGTGCGGGCACTGCGCGCGATCGGCGTTAACTTTGCCGCCGATTTCTTAGAGCGTTTTGGCTTTAACCCCGCCAACATTTCGCGCTATGAATCTCTGGCACTGGGTGCGGCCGAGTTTACCCCGCTGGAAGTGGCGCGCGGTTACTCGGTATTTGCCAACGGCGGTTATCTGATCACGCCATACTTCATCAGCAAGATTGAAGACTCCAACGGCAAACTGCTGGAAGAAGCCAAACCGCTGGTCGCCTGCACCGGTACCTGCAACATTCCGGTGGTGTATGGCGAAACACCAAAAGCCGCGGTATTGGGCAATGCGCTGACCGAAGATCTGCCAACCCAAGATGGCGTGGTGCCAACACCACAAATCGAGCATGTGGATACCCCACTGCTGGAGAAGAAAGAGGAAAGCGAAGGCTATGCGCCACACGTGATCAGCACCCAACTGGCGTTCCTGATCCGCGATGCGCTGGAATCGGCGATTTGGGGTGAACCGGGTGGTGGCTGGCAAGGCACCGGCTGGCGTGCTGCGCGTCTGCTTAAGCGTCATGATATCGGTGGTAAAACCGGTACCACCAACAGCTCGAAAGATGCGTGGTATTCCGGTTATGGTCCGCAGACCGTGACTTCCGTCTGGATTGGCTTTGACGATCACCGTCGGACACTGGGTCGCACCACCCAGAACCCGAACCTGAAAGGCCAACAGATCTCCGGCTACGAAGGGGGCGCTAAATCAGCGCAGCCAGCATGGGACAGCTTCATGCAGTCAACCTTAGCCGGCGTGCCTGAGCAGCCGAAGCAGATTCCGGACGGCATTTTGAGTATTCCTATCGATATGCAAACCGGTAAGCTGGCCGATGGTACCGGACGCAGCCGCGTCGAGTACTTCATCCCAGGCACTGAACCAACTGAAAAAGCCACCCATGAAGTGGGAACGACTATCTTTGATAGCAGTTCAGGCTCACAGCAAGAGCTGTTCTAA
- the pilM gene encoding type IV pilus biogenesis protein PilM, which produces MFARSVSVGLDIASDAVRVVWCRSRRQGWELLGWHSINVPASTFQGDRLIAPDALRDVLSQIHKILPRRLARLCIALPGAAVMQKTLMVDAFLTEQERLFRVEAELPSLFPLPPHELAFDFRAEGAETANGRLKLVVTAARRELMNDYLAVLQGAGLQADIVDITPLALRRALEQAQAALPSALELEQQLLVHLSARNLLVTSVPGSPLFFRDQPLNIPQSEGNSVPPALLQEQWLSEVTRQLGLIRQMYHSTGRQSSGLLVSGQLRESDTRVLSTQLSVPVQGWSPFAGLSLAVSVPQQEDAWPFTLACGLAVWEGN; this is translated from the coding sequence ATGTTTGCACGCTCTGTCAGTGTAGGGTTAGACATTGCCAGCGATGCGGTGCGCGTGGTGTGGTGCCGTTCGCGCCGGCAGGGCTGGGAGTTACTGGGCTGGCACAGTATTAATGTGCCAGCCAGTACGTTTCAGGGCGATCGTTTGATCGCCCCTGACGCGTTACGTGACGTATTAAGTCAAATTCACAAAATTCTGCCGCGCCGTCTGGCGCGTTTATGCATTGCGCTGCCGGGGGCTGCGGTGATGCAAAAAACCTTAATGGTGGATGCCTTTTTAACCGAGCAGGAGCGCCTGTTTCGGGTCGAGGCTGAATTACCTTCATTATTCCCGCTACCGCCGCATGAGCTGGCTTTCGATTTTCGCGCTGAAGGGGCAGAAACCGCCAATGGTCGTTTGAAACTGGTGGTCACTGCGGCACGCCGTGAGTTGATGAATGACTATCTGGCGGTGTTGCAAGGCGCGGGTTTACAAGCCGATATCGTCGATATCACGCCGCTGGCGCTGCGCCGTGCGTTGGAGCAAGCACAGGCCGCGCTACCGTCGGCACTGGAGCTGGAGCAGCAACTGCTGGTGCACTTGTCGGCGCGTAATCTGCTGGTGACTTCGGTCCCCGGCAGTCCGCTGTTTTTCCGCGATCAACCGCTGAATATCCCGCAAAGCGAAGGCAATTCGGTGCCGCCGGCACTGCTGCAAGAGCAGTGGTTGAGCGAAGTGACTCGTCAACTGGGGCTGATCCGTCAGATGTATCACTCCACCGGCCGACAATCCAGTGGCCTGCTGGTTAGCGGCCAACTGCGCGAAAGCGATACCCGCGTGTTGAGCACGCAACTGTCAGTGCCAGTACAGGGGTGGTCGCCGTTTGCCGGTTTATCGCTGGCGGTCAGCGTACCGCAGCAAGAGGATGCGTGGCCGTTTACCTTGGCCTGTGGTCTGGCGGTCTGGGAGGGTAACTGA
- a CDS encoding PilN domain-containing protein — translation MKGINLLPWRELERQQQQQRFVRQVAVWGGFWFLILVGVWFGIDQLNTHQQSRLSRLQSEIQLLDAKLAELRDIKAKEELVNKRIAAVSALQKQRDQVTRLFNLLPLVVPTGVYIDKITLNGERVEIAGRSESNVRLSSMVRQVESSYWLDGVSIDAIVANKNGTQFDEFKMRFQLLADMKQKLGEIKG, via the coding sequence ATGAAAGGAATCAACCTGTTACCTTGGCGTGAGTTGGAGCGGCAACAGCAACAGCAGCGCTTTGTCCGTCAGGTCGCCGTGTGGGGCGGTTTTTGGTTTTTGATTTTGGTCGGGGTCTGGTTTGGCATTGATCAGCTCAATACCCATCAACAGTCGCGCTTGAGCCGTTTGCAATCGGAAATCCAGTTGTTGGATGCCAAATTGGCGGAGCTGCGCGACATCAAAGCCAAAGAAGAGCTGGTGAACAAGCGGATCGCCGCCGTATCGGCACTGCAAAAGCAGCGCGATCAGGTTACCCGATTGTTTAACTTGCTGCCGTTGGTGGTGCCGACCGGGGTGTACATCGACAAAATTACCCTCAATGGCGAGCGGGTCGAAATTGCTGGGCGCAGTGAGTCGAACGTGCGTTTGTCGTCGATGGTGCGGCAGGTGGAGTCATCATATTGGCTGGATGGGGTGTCCATTGACGCCATCGTTGCCAACAAAAACGGTACCCAATTCGATGAGTTCAAGATGCGCTTCCAGTTGCTGGCCGACATGAAGCAGAAGCTCGGGGAGATCAAAGGATGA
- a CDS encoding type 4a pilus biogenesis protein PilO → MSQWSELDLDQIAYWPRKMQWAFVSIATLVIFALAGWFVLLPGWQAYEDAQAKEQELLTQIRSKANLAAQLPAARERYRQLSNQLATLSRQLPSQDELASLLDSITMVGTRNGMQFDRINWMNPQPQGLLQALPLQLELKGSFGELGQFSSDIALLPRIITLSDLTLERKQGEQLGFSVRATTFRLLSADELKAQQAEAKK, encoded by the coding sequence ATGAGCCAATGGAGTGAACTGGATTTAGACCAGATTGCCTACTGGCCGCGCAAGATGCAGTGGGCCTTTGTCAGTATCGCGACTTTGGTGATCTTCGCACTGGCTGGCTGGTTTGTTCTGCTACCGGGCTGGCAAGCCTATGAGGATGCGCAGGCTAAAGAGCAAGAGCTGCTGACGCAAATTCGCAGCAAAGCCAATTTGGCCGCTCAGTTACCGGCGGCCCGTGAGCGTTACCGTCAGCTTAGTAATCAACTGGCGACCTTGAGCCGTCAGCTGCCTTCGCAAGATGAACTGGCCTCGTTGCTGGACTCCATCACCATGGTGGGGACGCGTAACGGCATGCAGTTTGACCGCATTAACTGGATGAATCCGCAGCCGCAAGGGCTGTTGCAAGCCTTGCCGTTGCAACTGGAGCTGAAAGGCTCGTTTGGCGAGCTGGGGCAGTTTTCCAGTGATATCGCCTTGCTGCCGCGCATCATCACCTTGAGCGATCTGACCTTGGAGCGTAAGCAAGGTGAGCAGTTGGGTTTCTCGGTGCGCGCAACCACCTTCCGCCTGCTCAGCGCCGATGAGCTGAAGGCCCAGCAAGCGGAGGCGAAAAAATGA
- a CDS encoding pilus assembly protein PilP produces MRRTTPRWPLRAGALLGSLLLLAGCDSGEQQDLETVLQDIYQEVPQERISAPKALERTGRLLFVAAPLRNPFMTPQMEVAGDRGFDCAQPNTERKKTALEQYGLEKLKFRGVIGDKSQLWALVETPDSELVRIGPGDFLGLNWGTLETVSPNKIELREMVSDGRGCWQQRQVAMTLDTSPFGA; encoded by the coding sequence ATGAGACGGACTACCCCACGTTGGCCGCTGAGGGCCGGCGCGTTGCTGGGCTCACTGTTACTGCTGGCGGGCTGTGACTCGGGCGAGCAGCAAGATTTAGAAACGGTACTGCAAGACATTTACCAAGAAGTGCCGCAAGAGCGGATCAGCGCACCGAAAGCGCTGGAGCGGACTGGGCGTTTGCTGTTTGTGGCCGCCCCGCTACGCAATCCTTTTATGACGCCACAGATGGAAGTGGCCGGTGATCGCGGCTTTGATTGCGCGCAGCCAAATACCGAGCGCAAGAAAACCGCCCTTGAGCAGTACGGGCTGGAAAAACTGAAATTCCGAGGCGTGATTGGCGATAAAAGTCAGCTGTGGGCATTGGTGGAAACGCCCGATTCCGAGTTGGTGCGCATTGGTCCGGGGGATTTTCTCGGTTTGAACTGGGGAACCCTAGAAACCGTATCGCCGAATAAGATTGAGCTGCGTGAGATGGTCAGTGACGGACGGGGTTGCTGGCAGCAGCGGCAAGTGGCTATGACGCTGGATACTTCGCCTTTTGGCGCCTGA
- a CDS encoding type IV pilus secretin PilQ, protein MMKGAVRSLRYWMVAGVWFGLMSPAWAATLEDVKLRQEGDRLAVSMIFDQPVATPAQQRDTLANTLALTFSQVDKSKLGNTIRVNNPMLRGINIKPSAKGTKIGFDLVRQEPFELRAEGKSYILLLGQTRSTEQVQQNNPILKPTGSSLLSVDFVPRGDGQAELTLNFVQPPADLAIRQSSGRLVLDLPRTTVAGDAYKMDVSRRGTPVKTIRSEATGQNTRLLLDLKGPVDYDQQRIGSQVKVQIRRANSARAQVNNPAQYSKPISLNFQNVPIRTVLQVIADYNQFNLVTTDSVQGEITLRLDNVPWQQALDIILRAKGLDKRIDGNVLLVAPSEVLIERERREMEADAQVSELKPLQTEYIDINFAKASEIAAMLTAPNGRMLSSRGSVSVDERTNTLLVRDIDTVLDTVRQMVASLDRPVSQIQIEARIVTINDESLDELGVRWGMLMDTGNGGMIGGSVEGNLGAIGALDQKPTVDDFLNVNMPASSGAASIAFQIAKINGKLLDLELSALERENNVEIVASPRLLTANKKQASIKQGTELPYEVASSSGASTIEFKDAVLGLDVTPQITPNGQIILDLKVSQNSPGKVYKIGRGEAVSVDKQEVETQVLVDDGETVVLGGVFQHTTIKGVDKVPVLGDIPVMGRLFRRDMDKAGKRELVIFVTPRVVQQNMNRPVSTDPISG, encoded by the coding sequence ATGATGAAGGGAGCAGTGCGCAGTTTACGCTACTGGATGGTAGCCGGAGTCTGGTTCGGGTTGATGTCCCCGGCCTGGGCCGCCACACTGGAAGACGTCAAATTACGGCAAGAAGGCGATCGTTTAGCGGTCAGCATGATCTTCGATCAGCCGGTGGCTACCCCTGCGCAGCAGCGTGATACGCTGGCAAACACGCTGGCCCTGACGTTTTCGCAAGTGGATAAAAGCAAACTGGGTAATACCATTCGGGTGAATAACCCGATGTTGCGTGGCATTAACATCAAACCCTCCGCCAAAGGTACCAAGATTGGTTTTGATCTGGTGCGTCAGGAGCCGTTTGAGCTGCGCGCTGAAGGCAAAAGCTACATTTTGCTGCTGGGGCAAACCCGCTCGACGGAGCAAGTACAGCAAAATAACCCGATCCTCAAACCCACCGGCAGCAGCCTGCTATCGGTGGATTTTGTGCCGCGCGGTGACGGGCAGGCCGAGCTGACCTTAAACTTTGTCCAGCCGCCGGCTGATTTGGCAATTCGGCAAAGCAGTGGCCGTTTGGTGCTGGATTTACCGCGCACCACCGTGGCCGGTGATGCCTATAAGATGGATGTTAGCCGCCGTGGTACACCGGTGAAAACCATTCGCAGCGAAGCCACCGGACAGAACACCCGCTTGTTACTGGATCTCAAAGGTCCGGTGGATTATGACCAGCAGCGCATAGGTTCGCAGGTGAAAGTGCAAATTCGCCGCGCTAACTCGGCGCGGGCGCAGGTGAATAATCCGGCCCAGTACAGCAAACCTATCTCTTTGAATTTCCAAAATGTTCCTATCCGTACAGTGCTGCAGGTGATTGCGGATTATAACCAGTTCAACTTGGTCACCACCGACAGCGTGCAAGGGGAGATCACCTTGCGTCTGGATAATGTGCCGTGGCAGCAAGCGCTGGACATTATTCTGCGCGCCAAAGGTTTGGATAAGCGGATCGACGGCAATGTGCTGTTAGTGGCGCCGAGTGAAGTGCTGATTGAGCGCGAGCGCCGAGAGATGGAAGCGGATGCGCAGGTGAGCGAATTAAAACCGCTGCAAACCGAATACATCGATATCAACTTTGCTAAAGCCTCTGAAATTGCCGCTATGCTGACGGCACCTAATGGTCGCATGCTCTCTTCGCGCGGCTCGGTCTCGGTGGATGAGCGCACCAACACCTTGCTGGTCCGCGATATTGATACCGTGCTGGATACCGTGCGGCAGATGGTGGCTTCGCTCGACCGTCCGGTGAGCCAAATCCAGATTGAAGCGCGCATCGTGACCATCAACGACGAAAGCTTGGATGAGCTGGGCGTGCGCTGGGGCATGCTGATGGATACCGGTAATGGCGGCATGATTGGCGGCTCGGTAGAGGGTAACTTAGGCGCGATTGGCGCTTTGGATCAAAAACCGACCGTGGATGATTTCTTGAACGTCAACATGCCAGCCTCATCTGGCGCGGCCTCGATTGCGTTCCAGATTGCCAAAATCAACGGTAAGTTGCTGGATCTGGAGCTGTCGGCGCTGGAGCGAGAAAACAACGTGGAGATTGTGGCGAGCCCACGCTTGCTGACGGCGAATAAGAAACAAGCCAGTATCAAACAGGGTACGGAGCTGCCGTATGAAGTGGCCAGCTCCAGCGGCGCGTCCACTATCGAATTTAAAGATGCGGTGCTCGGTTTGGACGTTACCCCACAAATTACCCCGAACGGACAAATCATTCTGGATCTGAAGGTCAGCCAGAACTCGCCAGGCAAGGTATACAAGATTGGTCGCGGCGAAGCGGTGTCGGTTGATAAGCAAGAAGTCGAAACGCAAGTTTTGGTCGATGACGGGGAAACAGTTGTACTCGGCGGCGTATTCCAGCACACTACTATCAAAGGTGTAGATAAGGTGCCGGTACTGGGGGATATTCCTGTCATGGGACGGTTATTCCGTCGTGATATGGATAAAGCCGGAAAACGTGAGCTTGTGATTTTTGTTACCCCGCGCGTGGTTCAGCAGAACATGAACCGCCCGGTGAGCACTGATCCTATCAGTGGTTAA